From Cydia fagiglandana chromosome 24, ilCydFagi1.1, whole genome shotgun sequence, a single genomic window includes:
- the LOC134676187 gene encoding RNA-binding protein Musashi homolog 2-like, whose protein sequence is MLFESPNAKLYPAFNIPPPVRLSGALGGVEVLDGSLVGGELTAHVLSAQAAAHAAATAAAAAHQQHQQQQIAVQQIKTSPSSGHTSPAPAPPAATSPSPSKLFVGGLSWQTSSEKLREYFAMFGAVTDVLIMKDPVTQRSRGFGFITFQEAASVDKVLAVPVHTLDGKRIDPKHATPKSAPRPAKTKKIFVGGVGQDTSADEVRAYFAQFGHVEDAVMLMDQQTKRHRGFGFVTFHSEEAVERVCDIHFHTIKNKKVECKRAQPKEAVAAAPLALGKRLVLRPGRGLVYAAGGVGAVPTVGAAHAYRYAPYALPTAATAATALVAPPQPAPPPTMPQFGAAYSLAGVDMSSFQSVDWGAMYGLPMYI, encoded by the exons CGGGGCGCTCGGAGGTGTGGAGGTTTTGGACGGCAGCTTGGTCGGCGGCGAGCTGACCGCCCATGTCTTGAGCGCGCAGGCGGCCGCCCATGCCGCCGCCACGGCCGCTGCGGCGGCCCACCAGCAGCACCAACAACAGCAAATCGCTGTACAACAGATAA AGACCTCCCCGTCATCAGGCCACACGtcgcccgcgcccgcccccCCCGCGGCCACCTCCCCCTCGCCCAGCAAGCTGTTCGTCGGGGGCCTCAGCTGGCAGACCAGCTCGGAGAAGCTCAGGGAATACTTTGCCATGTTCGGAGCGGTCACCGATGTGCTGATCATGAAGGATCCTGTCACGCAG CGTTCGCGCGGCTTCGGCTTCATCACGTTCCAGGAGGCCGCCTCCGTCGACAAGGTGCTCGCCGTGCCCGTGCACACCCTGGACGGCAAGCGCATCGACCCCAAGCACGCCACCCCCAAGTCAGCCCCCCGCCCCGCCAAGACCAAGAAGATCTTCGTCGGCGGCGTCGGCCAGGACACCTCCGCCGACGAGGTGCGCGCCTACTTCGCGCAGTTCGGCCACGTCGAAGACGCCGTCATGCTCATGGACCAGCAGACGAAGCGCCACCGCGGATTCGGGTTCGTAACTTTCCATTCCGAGGAAGCGGTCGAGCGCGTCTGCGACATACACTTCCACACGATAAAGAATAAGAAGGTCGAGTGCAAGCGCGCCCAGCCGAAGGAAGCCGTAGCGGCCGCCCCGCTGGCGCTCGGAAAGAGACTCGTGTTACGCCCCGGACGGGGCTTGGTGTACGCAGCGGGCGGTGTCGGAGCCGTGCCCACTGTCGGCGCCGCGCACGCGTACCGCTACGCGCCGTACGCGCTGCCGACCGCGGCCACCGCCGCCACGGCGCTGGTGGCGCCGCCgcagcccgcgccgccgccgaccaTGCCGCAGTTCGGCGCCGCCTACTCGCTGGCCGGCGTCGACATGTCCTCCTTCCAGAGCGTCGACTGGGGCGCCATGTACGGCCTCCCCATGTACATCTAA